One stretch of Cedecea neteri DNA includes these proteins:
- a CDS encoding siderophore-interacting protein, with protein sequence MTTQNNAKKMPVRVRNELKFRELTVKTKSFIADTFYRLVFSSPQLADFSSQGFDDHIKVFFPAENGEFTPPQITSEGIVWGEGARPQSRDYTPLDFDAERCELTIDFYLHDGGVASSWAKEAQPGDKLFIGGPRGSLVTPTDYHWQLYVTDESGLPAVRRRLQSLSKEVQVQVLVNCHNTDSLNYLSEFPAAKVQALTYGEIAEYLKHAEIPADDYYIWIVGEGKQAKALGDYLLEERGLDADLVRAVAYWHDK encoded by the coding sequence ATGACCACACAAAACAATGCCAAAAAAATGCCGGTTCGGGTTCGTAATGAACTGAAGTTTCGTGAATTAACGGTAAAAACTAAAAGCTTTATCGCCGATACGTTTTACCGCCTCGTGTTCAGCAGCCCGCAGCTGGCAGACTTTTCCTCACAGGGGTTCGACGACCACATTAAAGTGTTCTTCCCGGCAGAAAACGGAGAGTTTACCCCGCCGCAGATAACCAGCGAGGGCATTGTCTGGGGTGAGGGCGCGCGGCCACAGTCGCGGGACTATACGCCGCTGGACTTCGACGCGGAGCGCTGCGAATTAACGATTGATTTCTACCTGCACGACGGCGGGGTCGCCAGCAGCTGGGCGAAAGAAGCGCAGCCGGGAGATAAGCTGTTTATCGGTGGGCCACGCGGCTCTCTGGTCACGCCAACGGACTATCACTGGCAGCTTTACGTGACAGATGAAAGCGGCCTGCCTGCCGTTCGCCGCCGTCTCCAGTCGCTGAGTAAGGAAGTGCAGGTTCAGGTGCTGGTCAACTGCCACAATACCGACAGTCTGAACTATCTGAGCGAATTTCCAGCGGCAAAAGTGCAGGCGTTAACATATGGGGAAATCGCTGAGTACCTGAAGCACGCGGAGATCCCGGCTGACGACTACTACATCTGGATTGTGGGCGAAGGAAAGCAGGCGAAAGCGCTGGGTGATTACCTGCTGGAAGAGCGTGGCCTGGATGCGGACCTGGTCCGCGCCGTTGCCTACTGGCATGACAAATAA
- a CDS encoding PadR family transcriptional regulator produces the protein MVRIHPEQNHPEGRARHRRERLFDANDIRLLILHLLAGGPAHGYELIKSIESLAKGEYVPSPGIIYPNLTLMEEMGLITVGEGQSGKKSFTLTAEGKASLEQHPSELEAVTTRLATLGVLGGNRRLPEVQRAIHNFKTALHAKLGSTELSKETLYKIIDTLDQAAKDIERS, from the coding sequence ATGGTGCGTATTCATCCTGAACAAAACCACCCGGAAGGGCGCGCCCGCCATCGCCGTGAACGTCTGTTTGACGCCAACGACATCCGCCTGCTGATTCTGCATCTTTTGGCTGGCGGCCCGGCGCACGGTTATGAGCTTATAAAGTCCATTGAAAGCCTGGCGAAAGGGGAATATGTGCCGAGCCCCGGCATTATTTATCCTAACCTGACGCTGATGGAGGAAATGGGCTTAATCACGGTGGGCGAAGGGCAAAGTGGGAAAAAATCCTTCACGCTGACGGCAGAAGGAAAAGCCTCGCTTGAACAGCATCCATCCGAACTGGAAGCGGTGACCACCAGGCTGGCCACCCTCGGCGTTCTCGGCGGCAACCGCCGTTTACCCGAGGTACAGCGCGCAATTCATAATTTCAAAACGGCGCTGCACGCTAAACTGGGCAGCACTGAGCTTTCGAAAGAGACGCTGTACAAAATCATCGACACGCTGGATCAGGCGGCTAAAGATATCGAGCGTAGTTAG
- a CDS encoding DUF4186 domain-containing protein, with the protein MNNPDSVFQRLTRSPFRQRFQLGPKERQYCIDKGPETVTRHAEEFIALRLAPAEPKNDGKQTPMRGHPVFIAQHATATCCRGCLAKWHAIPAGRPLTDAEQRYVVGILYRWLTAQMTGQKP; encoded by the coding sequence GTGAACAATCCCGATAGCGTTTTTCAGCGCCTTACACGCTCCCCGTTTCGCCAGCGTTTCCAGCTCGGCCCAAAAGAACGCCAGTACTGCATCGATAAAGGCCCGGAAACCGTCACCCGCCATGCAGAAGAGTTTATCGCCCTCCGCCTGGCACCTGCCGAACCAAAAAATGACGGCAAACAAACGCCTATGCGCGGCCATCCGGTCTTTATTGCTCAGCACGCCACGGCAACCTGCTGCAGAGGTTGCCTGGCAAAATGGCACGCAATACCGGCGGGAAGACCGCTGACTGATGCGGAACAGCGCTACGTGGTGGGCATTTTATATCGTTGGCTGACGGCACAAATGACGGGGCAAAAACCTTAA
- a CDS encoding GNAT family N-acetyltransferase, with translation MSPILTLRDAVLADIETIFTIRTSVKENHLSREEMAEMGITPQTIADIIAESPCIWLVEVDDEPAGFAMAIAEEACLFAMFVLPQFEGLGLGKLLLKKAEAFLFAQQPTIWLETAANSRAASFYQRNGWLPVGEQDSEDIRFEKSRPTVAKP, from the coding sequence ATGTCACCTATCCTGACCCTTCGAGATGCGGTGCTGGCCGATATCGAGACGATTTTCACCATCCGAACCAGCGTTAAAGAGAACCATCTTTCACGCGAAGAAATGGCCGAAATGGGCATTACCCCACAGACTATTGCCGATATTATTGCCGAATCCCCATGCATCTGGCTGGTCGAGGTTGATGATGAGCCCGCGGGTTTTGCCATGGCTATTGCCGAAGAGGCCTGCCTGTTTGCGATGTTCGTCCTGCCGCAGTTTGAAGGCCTGGGCCTCGGGAAATTACTGCTGAAAAAAGCCGAGGCGTTTCTGTTTGCCCAACAGCCCACCATCTGGCTTGAAACGGCGGCAAACAGCCGCGCCGCATCATTTTATCAGCGTAACGGCTGGCTGCCTGTGGGTGAGCAAGATAGCGAAGATATTCGCTTCGAAAAATCACGCCCCACAGTTGCGAAACCGTAG
- the pqqU gene encoding TonB-dependent receptor PqqU has protein sequence MKTTQKNKPHSSKTALSLLLIPAFTPCFTQAADTTQTDETTLLVTAKPTTVSELDTPAAVSVVSGDDLRQAAPRINLSENLGSVPGLQIQNRQNYAQDLQLSVRGFGSRSMYGVRGVRMYVDGIPATMPDGQGQTSNIDLNSVESIEVLRGPFSALYGNSSGGVVNVTTETGRQPPTFEASSYYGSFGSWRNSVKATGSTGDGTHAGDVDYAVSASRFTTHGYRDHSSAQKNLGNAKLGVRLNDVSKLTLLFNSVDIDANDPGGLTEQEWRDNPKQAPRADQYNTRKTTKQTQGGLRYDRQLSEHDDLSVMMYAGVRETTQFQSIPAAVQKSPTHPGGVIQLARHYQGIDTRWTHNGELGSVPVSFTTGLDYETMTEKRKGYENFVTVNGATVLGEQGNLRRNERNLMWNLDPYLQTTWQLTDKLSLDAGVRYSSVYFDSNDYYIVGKNGDDSGNASYHKWLPAASLKYAVNNGWNVYTSAGRGFETPTINELSYRDNGASGLNFALQPSTSTTVEVGSKNRIGNGLFTAALFQTDTDNEIVVDQSNGGRTTYKNAGETRRRGLELSLDQQFAADWRLKMAWTYLDATYRSNVCGTNDCNGNRMPGIARNMGYASLGYVPEDGWYAGADVRYMSDIQADDQNDAKASTYTTVGLNTGYKLQLQQNWLLDIWGRVDNLFDRDYVGSVIVNEGNGRYFEPAPGRNYGVGVNVSYSFQ, from the coding sequence ATGAAAACAACCCAGAAAAACAAACCCCATAGCAGCAAAACCGCCCTTTCCCTTCTCCTGATCCCGGCCTTCACCCCCTGCTTTACGCAAGCCGCCGACACAACGCAAACCGATGAAACCACGCTGCTGGTGACCGCTAAGCCCACGACGGTTTCCGAACTGGATACGCCTGCTGCAGTGAGCGTTGTTTCAGGCGATGACCTGCGCCAGGCCGCGCCGCGGATAAATCTTTCGGAAAATCTCGGCAGCGTCCCTGGGCTGCAAATTCAGAACCGCCAGAACTACGCCCAGGATTTACAGCTTTCGGTGCGCGGTTTTGGTTCGCGGTCAATGTACGGTGTAAGAGGCGTGCGCATGTATGTGGACGGGATCCCGGCCACGATGCCCGATGGTCAGGGGCAAACGTCAAATATCGATCTTAATAGCGTGGAGAGCATCGAGGTGCTTCGTGGCCCGTTTTCCGCGCTGTACGGCAACTCCTCGGGCGGGGTCGTTAACGTCACAACGGAAACCGGCCGTCAGCCGCCTACGTTCGAAGCCAGCAGCTATTACGGCAGCTTCGGTAGCTGGCGCAACAGCGTGAAGGCCACCGGCTCAACCGGCGACGGCACCCATGCCGGTGACGTGGACTATGCCGTATCCGCCTCGCGCTTTACCACGCACGGCTACCGTGACCACAGCAGCGCGCAGAAAAACCTCGGCAATGCAAAGCTTGGCGTTCGCCTGAACGACGTCAGCAAGCTGACTTTGCTGTTCAACAGCGTGGACATTGACGCCAACGATCCCGGCGGCCTGACCGAGCAGGAGTGGCGGGACAATCCCAAACAAGCGCCACGGGCCGATCAGTACAATACGCGTAAAACGACGAAGCAAACTCAGGGCGGGCTGCGCTATGACCGCCAGCTCAGCGAACACGATGATTTAAGCGTGATGATGTACGCGGGCGTGCGTGAGACTACGCAGTTCCAGTCCATTCCGGCGGCAGTCCAGAAAAGCCCCACTCATCCCGGCGGCGTGATCCAACTGGCAAGACATTACCAGGGTATTGATACACGCTGGACGCACAACGGCGAACTCGGCAGCGTGCCGGTCAGCTTCACCACCGGGCTGGACTACGAGACGATGACCGAGAAGCGCAAAGGCTACGAGAACTTTGTGACGGTGAACGGCGCCACGGTGCTGGGCGAGCAAGGCAACCTGCGCCGTAACGAGCGCAACCTGATGTGGAACCTCGACCCGTACCTGCAAACCACGTGGCAGTTGACCGACAAACTCAGCCTGGATGCGGGCGTGCGCTACAGCTCGGTCTACTTTGATTCAAACGACTATTACATCGTGGGGAAAAACGGCGACGACAGCGGCAACGCCAGCTATCACAAATGGTTGCCTGCCGCCTCGTTAAAATATGCCGTCAACAATGGCTGGAATGTTTACACTTCCGCAGGCCGTGGGTTTGAAACGCCAACCATCAACGAGCTTTCTTACCGCGACAACGGCGCGTCCGGGCTGAACTTTGCTCTGCAGCCCTCGACCAGCACCACGGTTGAGGTTGGCAGTAAAAACCGCATCGGCAACGGCCTGTTTACCGCCGCCCTGTTCCAGACCGACACCGATAACGAGATCGTGGTCGATCAAAGCAACGGCGGGCGCACGACCTATAAAAATGCCGGTGAAACTCGCCGCCGTGGACTTGAGCTTTCTCTCGATCAGCAGTTCGCCGCAGACTGGCGGTTGAAAATGGCCTGGACGTACCTCGATGCCACCTACCGCAGCAACGTTTGTGGCACAAACGACTGCAACGGCAACCGGATGCCGGGCATCGCCCGCAATATGGGTTACGCGTCGTTGGGCTACGTGCCTGAAGACGGCTGGTATGCGGGCGCGGATGTTCGCTACATGAGTGATATTCAGGCCGATGACCAAAACGACGCCAAAGCGTCAACCTACACCACCGTGGGATTGAACACCGGCTACAAGCTTCAGCTGCAGCAAAACTGGCTGCTGGACATCTGGGGGCGGGTTGATAATCTGTTCGACCGCGATTACGTCGGTTCGGTGATTGTCAATGAAGGCAATGGCCGCTATTTTGAGCCAGCGCCTGGCCGTAACTACGGCGTGGGCGTCAACGTCAGCTATAGCTTCCAGTAA
- a CDS encoding fasciclin domain-containing protein yields the protein MNKYFASAVCASAFFSTLSIASMTNDSVMVGGAAMYPSKNIVENAVNSKDHTTLVAAVKAAGLVDTLQSKGPFTVFAPTDAAFAKLPAGTVSNLIKPENKATLTSILTYHVVAGKYDMKALEKKIQQGGGSAELKTVNGQPLWFMNNGPHNIQIKDAKGNLANISTYDVNQKNGVIDVIDTVLMPK from the coding sequence ATGAACAAGTATTTTGCTTCCGCCGTGTGCGCCTCCGCTTTTTTCAGTACTTTGAGCATTGCCTCAATGACGAATGATTCCGTGATGGTCGGCGGTGCAGCGATGTATCCGTCAAAAAATATTGTTGAGAACGCCGTGAATTCCAAAGATCACACTACGCTGGTCGCGGCGGTGAAGGCCGCCGGTTTAGTGGATACGCTGCAGAGCAAAGGGCCGTTTACCGTCTTTGCCCCAACCGATGCAGCGTTTGCCAAACTGCCTGCGGGCACGGTCAGTAATTTGATCAAGCCGGAAAATAAAGCCACGCTGACCAGTATCCTGACCTATCACGTGGTAGCCGGAAAATACGATATGAAAGCGCTGGAGAAAAAAATCCAGCAGGGCGGCGGGAGCGCAGAATTAAAAACCGTGAACGGCCAACCGCTGTGGTTCATGAATAACGGGCCACACAATATTCAAATTAAAGATGCGAAGGGCAACCTCGCGAATATCAGTACTTATGATGTGAACCAGAAAAATGGCGTTATTGACGTCATTGATACCGTACTGATGCCGAAGTGA
- a CDS encoding RNA polymerase sigma factor codes for MDKTLVEQQVKLMQAVAEGDRRAFEQLYRLTSPHLFAVALRTVQRRAWAEEILHDAFLTVWNRASGYDPALSAPVTWLTHIVRNRCIDWLRSGQSRAANQEEELSDNAADMESEADNGWCDEQQAGRLRGCLEGLSSEQRQSVVLAYYQGMSHGDIADWLQQPLGTVKSWIRRALDHLKDCVGL; via the coding sequence ATGGATAAAACTCTGGTAGAACAGCAGGTAAAACTGATGCAGGCGGTTGCTGAAGGCGACCGCCGCGCATTTGAACAACTCTATCGTCTGACTTCGCCCCATCTTTTTGCCGTCGCGCTGCGCACCGTTCAGCGGCGGGCGTGGGCAGAAGAAATTCTGCATGATGCATTTCTTACGGTGTGGAACCGGGCATCAGGCTACGATCCCGCGTTAAGTGCTCCCGTGACCTGGCTGACCCATATTGTTCGCAATCGCTGCATCGACTGGCTCCGCAGCGGGCAATCCCGCGCCGCAAACCAGGAAGAAGAACTCAGCGACAACGCCGCCGATATGGAAAGCGAAGCAGACAACGGCTGGTGTGACGAACAGCAGGCAGGGCGCCTGCGTGGCTGCCTGGAAGGACTCAGCAGCGAACAGCGGCAGAGCGTGGTGCTGGCCTACTATCAGGGCATGTCCCACGGTGATATCGCCGACTGGCTGCAGCAGCCGCTCGGCACGGTAAAAAGTTGGATCCGCAGGGCGCTGGATCACCTTAAGGATTGCGTCGGACTATGA
- a CDS encoding anti-sigma factor translates to MNSSQPRDNALASEYALGTLRGRARLRFEKRLQAEPELAALVGRWQTLLGGLDSQLQAQQPPETVWKKIQLSLPPERNVVVPSRWSWNYLGWALAAGLAAVTLVPYFSPKAPELAPLMVLNGSGQQGQWLVSADGDRKTLRLTPLQLASVSASNSLQLWAIPVGAKPVSLGLLDSKAVTQLSNGNVTLSRGVTIAISLEPQGGSPTGQPTGPVVYSGVL, encoded by the coding sequence ATGAACAGCAGCCAACCAAGAGATAACGCACTGGCCTCTGAATACGCGCTGGGTACGCTGCGCGGCAGGGCGCGTTTGCGCTTCGAAAAACGTCTCCAGGCCGAGCCGGAGCTTGCCGCGCTCGTGGGCCGCTGGCAAACCCTGCTTGGTGGGCTGGACAGTCAGCTCCAGGCGCAACAACCGCCGGAAACCGTCTGGAAGAAAATTCAGCTTAGCCTGCCGCCTGAGCGTAACGTCGTCGTGCCTTCCCGCTGGAGCTGGAACTACCTCGGCTGGGCGCTCGCCGCCGGGCTTGCCGCCGTTACTCTGGTGCCGTATTTCAGCCCCAAAGCGCCTGAACTTGCGCCGCTTATGGTGCTTAACGGCAGCGGCCAGCAGGGGCAGTGGCTGGTTAGCGCCGACGGCGACCGTAAAACGCTGCGCCTGACGCCGCTGCAGCTGGCCTCCGTCTCCGCCAGTAATAGCCTGCAGCTGTGGGCTATCCCGGTTGGCGCGAAGCCGGTTTCTCTGGGGCTGTTGGACAGTAAAGCGGTGACGCAATTGAGTAACGGTAACGTGACGTTGTCACGAGGTGTGACGATCGCTATCAGCCTTGAGCCGCAGGGCGGCTCGCCGACCGGGCAGCCAACGGGGCCGGTGGTGTATAGCGGGGTACTGTAG
- the ansP gene encoding L-asparagine permease gives MKTKTEAEHRAAKRRWLNSQDSGYHQAMGNRHVQMIAIGGAIGTGLFLGAGARLQAAGPALALIYLVCGIFSFFILRALGELVIHRPSSGSFVSYTREFLGEKAAYVCGWMYFVNWAMTGIVDITAVALYMHYWGAFGDVPQWVFALGALAVVAAMNMIGVKWFAEMEFWFALVKVLAIVAFLIVGTIFLGTGKPIDGNSTGFHLITDNGGFFPHGLLPALVLIQGVVFAFASIELVGTAAGECKDPKTMVPKAINSVIWRIGLFYVGSVVLLVLLLPWNAYQAGQSPFVTFFSKLGVPYIGDVMNIVVLTAALSSLNSGLYCTGRILRSMSMGGSAPLFMSKMSKNQVPYAGILVTSGVYVLGVFLNYLVPSQVFEIVLNMASLGIITSWAFIVLCQIRLRKAIKEGKADDVSFKLPGAPFTSWLTLLFLLGVLVLMAMDYPNGTFTIASIPVLAILLTLGWFGARKRVHEVAQQVHDHHE, from the coding sequence ATGAAAACAAAGACTGAAGCGGAACACCGCGCCGCCAAACGGCGCTGGTTGAATTCTCAGGACTCGGGGTATCACCAGGCAATGGGCAACCGCCACGTGCAGATGATTGCCATCGGCGGCGCCATCGGTACCGGCCTGTTCCTCGGCGCAGGTGCTCGCCTGCAGGCCGCAGGGCCCGCGCTGGCGTTAATCTATCTGGTTTGCGGTATTTTCTCTTTCTTCATCCTTCGCGCTTTGGGCGAGCTGGTTATCCATCGCCCTTCCAGCGGCAGCTTCGTTTCATACACCCGTGAGTTTCTCGGGGAAAAGGCCGCCTACGTTTGTGGCTGGATGTACTTCGTCAACTGGGCGATGACCGGGATCGTGGACATCACCGCCGTTGCGCTCTACATGCACTATTGGGGCGCGTTCGGGGACGTGCCGCAGTGGGTCTTCGCGCTCGGTGCGCTGGCCGTGGTCGCGGCAATGAACATGATTGGCGTGAAGTGGTTCGCCGAAATGGAGTTCTGGTTTGCGCTGGTCAAAGTGTTGGCGATCGTCGCCTTCCTGATTGTCGGGACCATTTTCCTCGGCACAGGGAAACCGATTGACGGCAACAGCACCGGCTTCCACCTGATAACCGATAACGGCGGCTTCTTCCCCCACGGCCTGCTGCCCGCGCTGGTGCTGATTCAGGGCGTAGTCTTCGCTTTCGCCTCTATTGAATTAGTCGGCACCGCGGCCGGGGAATGTAAAGACCCGAAAACCATGGTGCCAAAGGCGATCAACAGCGTTATCTGGCGTATCGGCCTGTTCTATGTCGGCTCCGTCGTGCTGCTGGTGCTGTTGCTGCCGTGGAACGCCTATCAGGCGGGACAAAGCCCGTTTGTGACCTTCTTCTCGAAGCTCGGCGTGCCTTACATCGGCGACGTGATGAACATCGTGGTGCTGACAGCCGCGCTCTCTAGTCTGAACTCTGGCCTGTACTGCACCGGGCGTATTCTGCGTTCAATGTCGATGGGCGGTTCCGCGCCGCTGTTCATGTCGAAGATGAGCAAGAATCAGGTGCCGTATGCCGGGATTCTGGTCACCAGCGGCGTGTACGTGCTTGGCGTGTTCCTCAACTATCTGGTGCCATCTCAGGTGTTTGAGATTGTATTGAATATGGCGTCACTGGGCATCATCACCTCCTGGGCGTTTATCGTGCTGTGCCAGATTCGTCTGCGCAAGGCGATTAAAGAAGGGAAAGCTGACGACGTGAGCTTCAAGCTGCCGGGCGCGCCGTTTACCTCATGGTTGACGCTGCTGTTCCTGCTCGGCGTACTGGTGCTGATGGCGATGGACTACCCGAATGGGACCTTCACCATTGCCTCTATTCCGGTGCTGGCGATTCTGCTGACGCTGGGCTGGTTTGGCGCACGTAAGCGCGTGCATGAAGTGGCCCAACAGGTTCACGACCACCACGAGTAG
- a CDS encoding efflux RND transporter periplasmic adaptor subunit: protein MLTKFLSRRAVALAVVLLTVLIIALFFFLRSPDVPDYVTAPVRKGDIENSVLATGRIDAIERVNVGAQVSGQVKSLKVKLGDHVTKGQSIADIDDVPQRNDLRNAEAALNVVKADLQAKQALLKQSELRFKRQRQMLSEDASSREDFESAEATLATTRAELLSLNAKLVQAQIEVDKKKVDLGYTRVLAPMDGIVIAVVTQQGQTVNSSQSAPTIIKLARLDVMTIKAQISEADITKISAGQKARFTIFSEPDKHYDATLRTVELAPESVMKDDSLAGSSTASGSGTSNASVYYNALLDVPNPENRLRIAMTAQVTLLAGEAKDTLLVPIQAVRKAEENKQQVQVLTANGKLETREVKTGITNNVDIQILEGLNVGENVVLSQPGEKAPGEGFVL from the coding sequence ATGCTAACGAAATTCCTCTCGCGCCGCGCCGTCGCCCTGGCCGTGGTGCTACTCACCGTTCTTATCATCGCGTTGTTCTTCTTTCTGAGAAGCCCGGATGTGCCCGACTATGTCACGGCCCCCGTGCGCAAGGGGGATATAGAAAATTCCGTCCTGGCGACCGGCCGCATCGACGCCATTGAACGCGTTAACGTCGGGGCGCAGGTTTCAGGCCAGGTCAAGTCGCTTAAAGTGAAGCTGGGCGACCACGTGACCAAAGGGCAGTCGATTGCCGACATTGATGACGTGCCGCAGCGGAACGACCTGCGTAACGCCGAAGCAGCGCTAAACGTGGTCAAAGCCGATCTGCAGGCTAAGCAAGCGCTCCTGAAACAATCTGAACTGCGATTTAAACGCCAGCGCCAGATGCTGAGTGAAGATGCCAGCTCGCGCGAAGATTTTGAATCTGCCGAGGCAACGCTTGCCACCACGCGCGCTGAATTACTGTCACTGAATGCCAAACTTGTTCAGGCGCAGATAGAGGTTGATAAGAAAAAGGTCGACCTTGGCTATACGCGAGTCCTGGCGCCGATGGACGGCATTGTTATCGCCGTTGTCACGCAGCAGGGGCAGACCGTAAACTCCAGCCAGAGCGCGCCGACCATTATTAAGCTGGCCCGTCTCGACGTCATGACCATCAAGGCGCAGATCTCTGAGGCCGATATCACCAAAATTTCTGCCGGTCAAAAAGCCCGCTTCACGATTTTCTCCGAGCCGGACAAACACTATGACGCGACGCTGCGCACCGTTGAGCTGGCGCCGGAGTCGGTAATGAAAGATGACTCTCTTGCCGGCAGCAGCACGGCATCCGGTTCTGGCACTTCCAATGCGTCCGTCTATTACAACGCTCTGCTCGACGTTCCAAACCCAGAGAATCGTCTCCGTATAGCGATGACCGCTCAGGTCACGCTGCTAGCCGGAGAAGCCAAAGATACGCTGTTGGTGCCGATCCAGGCCGTGCGTAAAGCCGAAGAAAATAAGCAGCAGGTTCAGGTGCTCACGGCTAACGGCAAGCTGGAAACCCGGGAGGTGAAAACCGGGATTACCAACAACGTGGATATTCAGATCCTCGAGGGCTTAAACGTCGGGGAAAATGTGGTGCTGTCGCAGCCGGGTGAGAAAGCGCCTGGGGAAGGGTTTGTGCTGTGA